The DNA region GTAAGTTTTGTTTCTTGTACAAATTTTATACAGTTAAGTtagaaaatcaaaataacatTGCCATAAATGGATAAAATAGTATTTCCATTTATTCATTAAAATAGGCAAATtcaaatattgaaattaaaaaGAAGCCTAATATTCTGTTTAATTGACACATATGATCTAATTGTAACTTTTCTTCCCAACCATGCAGaacataaacaaaataaagaaagTCAAGTGCCCTGTACTGGTAATACATGTAAGTATATGATGCACTGTAATCATTCTACTTTTCCATATTGTATTTGTTTCTGTTGAAATTTAAAGAAAGTAGTAGATAAAGTAGTTATTGCGCTTAATGAAACTCTAGTCTTGAACCTTCTCATTATATCCTAAAGCACCCTACCCATCATCCTTCTAGAACTCCATGGTCATAAATAACTGGAGTAGCTAGGCCTGGAGTTCTTACCCTAGTTGCACAGCTAATACAATATTCTACAATATCTTTGGAGAGGAAAGGAGAGAAGGGGGAACTAGGAAACCCTTCACAAGTGATATGCTATTCTAGTTAAGATGGTGTTTGACCGAAGTAAACTTGTACTGTGATTATTGTCTATAAGAAGATCATTTGAAATGTGTAACTTAAACATGAATGGGTAGCATCATAATTGAGAGATTATATACTGTTACAATTTATAACTCAACGAGATTTTCTTAGCCCAAGTTCATGTTTGATTGAACTGCTATCTGTTAGCCCAAGTTCATTCTCCTTATTTCTAATAGCATAACATCAATGAGCATGAAGAATTTACTGACTTTAATAGGAATGTCCTCGGGTATGCCCACAGGGAACTTGACAGAGTGATATGATGCAAAATTCAAAGAAATTGTTGTGGGCCATATCCAACCTTTTTCTTGCAGATAGGGGCATAAGGCTAACAGCAGCTCCAAGGTCACACAAAGCTTGTGTTGCCAATTAGACAAGGAATTGAAATGCCACAAAGATCTTTGAGCTTATTCTGAATTAAACAAAATATCTTGGCTGCCATGTGGTTTAAGGTATCAACTTTCCCACTCAATTGGTGGTGGTTCTGAGTTATGCCTTTAATCAAATTCTAGCCTTCATTGAAATCTTTCATTCACAGCTCCTCCGGTTGCTACATCTAATTGAACTTTGGAGGGCTAAAATAACCCATAATAGAATATGCGGATAAGTGGATTATCGACTGCCTCTCGAGACAATGGCTAGGACACAACTATAGAAGACCCTTGTATCTATCCCGTGTCTCAAATAATGTCTCCCTTCCTTTTGATGAAAACCAGTGTTGGTACTTCTGAGTTTGATAGTTTTACTAGGCAGGAAGTATTTGTCAAAGGAGTTTCTCCATCTAATCACATGTTGTGATGGGTCTAGTTGATGGAGAGTGCAACCATGCTTTGGTTTTATCCATTAGAAAGAAAAGGAACAATTTGGGTCTAACTGCATCTTCCGCAATATCATTGAGTTTTACTGTCTCATAAATCTTGAAGAAGATGTCAATGTGGAGATTTGGATTATCTATTTGGATTGTTGTGCTCGAGTGGTTGatttacattaaaataaaattgccTCTCCCTCCATTCCCTCCCCCCATCCTCCATCTCTGGGTGTGTAGCATATCAAGTGAGAGTAAGTTCTTGCAAAAGAACTAATCTTGATCACGTTAATACAAATGGATGGTCAATATTAGATTTAAGTAAAAGATTTTATTGTATTAGAAACTTCCTAGTAACAAACTCTTATGCTATACCTGCTATATTTTTTTACAGGGTACAGAAGATGATGTTGTCAATTGGTTACATGGTAATGGACTTTGGAAAATGGCAAGGGAGTCGTATGACCCCTTGTGGATTAAAGGAGGTGGTCACTGCAACTTGGAGCTTTATCCCGATTACATCCGACATCTTTGCAAATTCATCCAAGAAATGGAGAGCATTACAACTGAAAAGCGCCTCAAAAAGCTTCGACAAAGTCAGGGTCCGCAGTCAAACTCAAGCTCTTGTTTCAGCTGTAGTTGCTGCAGAATGAAATGTTGTAGTAACAACTGCACTGGCTGCTCAAATTGCAGCTGCATAAACCCTGAATGCTGCAATTGCAGCTGCATAAACCCTGAATGCTTCAATTGCAGCTGCATAAACTGTTCCTGCTCTCTCAAATGTACTCAATGCTGTTGTTTACCTAGCTGCATTAAGTGCTGTCACTTACCCAAGTTCTCTACTTGTTTTGGATCAAGCTGCTGCACAAAATGCTCAAGGCCTAGTTGTTGCTTCAAATGTTGCTGCAACTTGCGTTGTGCGAGACCAAGTTGCTGCTGCATGAGTTGTTTCTGTTGGCGATGTTGTGTGGGAAAACACAGTGGCAGAGATGAGAAACAAAGTGGCTAGTGGTTATTATATGGTTGTATAGAGATGGCCAATCTTTTCTAACACCCTTATTGTGCAGAGGTGTAAAAACAAGAGGAAGTGGAGGATGACAATTGTAGGAGGAAGGTGATATGATCCAGTTTGCTCTATCTTTTCTGGTTCATCTGGATATTAATTCTTATGTTGTATCAGAAGATTTTACTCATAACGTTGGTGTTTGAATTAACTTTTGATGCAGTTGGTGAATGACAATGTGTCTTCCCCATTGAATTTTTTTGCAGTATTCTTTGTCTTCATGCCTATTAGACATAGAACCATGACAAatgttttctacttttctaTCATCTATTATGAGTCCTAACTAGGGCTCTACTAATTTTGACACATCGAGTTCAATGTGGATTTTGGTAATTAATTCAAACAGACCTAACTACCAGATTGAATAGGAGTGTGATATTCACCGTACTAAGCTCACTATATTATTTCTTTCTGGTTGCATAAGGTATCACACGGCAGGCAACTAGGAAACTAATTCCATTGAGACTTTGACAACACATTGGGTAGTCATCTCCCAATAAGTTTTTTCCTATACACATCGTCTAGGGATGAAAACATCGATTCGATTCAATGCTTAAAGAGTCCAACTTTGTGCTAGTTTTCCTACTTGTTGGTGGAATACTATATTTCTTTGTGCCTCGTGCATGAAAAAGaaacttttttttggtcaaaaaaaAGTTTAACTATAAGAGCAAGATGGACTGGGCCGGATATTGATGTATCAAGGCTTGACCCATCGTCTGTATCATCAAGGCTTTTGATTCAGGTTAGGTCATGTTATTTTTGGACCTTTACATATTCAATCCTACGTGATGCAACCCAAACAATTCAATATACCTGGATTTGTTTTTTATCAGAAAATGAAATGGACTAGTTTATCTCCAtcaagttttaatttttcaagtgaatcattcgaaaaaaaaatatgaataatgcaaaaaaaaaaaattactaaaaagaGGTAAAAAAAATGGTATTTACAGGAATGGTGTGTTTTTGGCCAGCTGGGAGCTTGTGTGGCAAGAGGGTGAGATTCGCTCCACCCAACGCGAATCCAAAGTATTGAATTCGCCCCACATAAAACGCACCATTCCTGTAAATTCGATTTTTTTTACCCCTTTttggtaattaatttttttttccgcattattcatattttttttcgaaTCATTCGACCAAAAATGATAAAATTgaacatatttaatttttctttgtgATTCAAACAATGATAACTAGAATAGTAAGTAATATGTAACATGATGGAGTGaacttttctatcaaacatttaGGTCAAATTAGTAAAACTAAGAAAACCTAAAAAGAAATGCAAACTGAGAGCAACAGCTCAACTTTcttggtgtttttttttcttcattaacACACAATTTATACTAAGGTAAACAACCCTAAAATTGAGGAGGGACATACAAGTGACACCATCCTATTTTCTTGGTGTTTTACATTTCGTTCCAATCCAGAAAGAATGATACCAAAACGCAAGCTATTCAATCGAGTTGGCGATAAAGACCTCATTTGCCTTTTTTTCCTTCTAAAATGTAACATACATTGAGCGTGGCAATCCAGCACGCAATTATCCATGAATCACATAggttttgacttttgatttCGGGCATGTGGGATTGATGGTGAATGGTGGCAGTTCAAATCATAACGAGTTTGCTGCTAGTGGACCAAATCTTTATTCAACCAAAAATATATAATACTAAAGTATAGgcttctcaaaaaaaaaattactaaagtATAGTAATCAGAATGTTCTGCGGTCATAGGTTTCATCACACAAACAAGAACCATGATACAGATTATAGAGTACTAGTAGTATTTCACCAAAAATACAAAAATCTATGGAGGAAAGTAATCATTGATCACTATAATAAGAACTCCCTCATGCCCATATATTAATCATGTAATCATTTACACTGGGTAACCACATACACGTTTGACAACAACATTTATCTACTCTTATCCATAGTTCCATACTTCTATTCAAAACTAATGATATGATTAATCAAACAATTCTCATTGTTACCGAATGTAATTAATCAAAGAATAGGGGTGAAACGACAGCAATGTGGGCTGGAGAGGTGTCGTTTGGCTAACTGAAATACCGGAATGAGGTGTTTCCACTTTCCAGCAATAATTACGGCGAGGCCTTCGCGGTTCACACCAAGAATGACATGTGAGGATAGGGCCCACTGACACGTCACACGTATGGGACCCTTCATACTTTGAGGTTGCCACGCGGGAATCTCGTTCATACTTCGGACATTCCCTTCCTTCATTCTCTCATTCCCTGTCTTCGTGTAAAGCTACTATCAAACAAAAACCATCAAATGTCATGTGGTTTTGCATGTcgttagttttttaaataaataaaccaCTAATTAAGTAATTACAAATTAATGACTGTAATTGGTTTCTATATGATCTTAATCTTTATTGAATAAATCTATTTACTTTAAGAAAGATATCATAGTAATCACTAATAGTTCCTAGAATAAGAAAAATTTACCTTTTATATATGCTC from Lotus japonicus ecotype B-129 chromosome 2, LjGifu_v1.2 includes:
- the LOC130740177 gene encoding uncharacterized protein LOC130740177 isoform X1, which produces MGCMVSQLAAKFAFFPPSPPTYQLKKRDDGKLTVVSAASPSVPIPHADDSSLDVLLVDTKHGNKIVAFYLKNPYARLTLLYSHGNAADLGQLYDLFVQLKVNLRVNLMGYDYSGYGASTGKPSESSTYADIEAIYECLESEYGVGQEDIILYGQSVGSGPTLHLAAKLPRLRGVVLHSGILSGLRVLCHVKFSFCFDIYKNINKIKKVKCPVLVIHGTEDDVVNWLHGNGLWKMARESYDPLWIKGGGHCNLELYPDYIRHLCKFIQEMESITTEKRLKKLRQSQGPQSNSSSCFSCSCCRMKCCSNNCTGCSNCSCINPECCNCSCINPECFNCSCINCSCSLKCTQCCCLPSCIKCCHLPKFSTCFGSSCCTKCSRPSCCFKCCCNLRCARPSCCCMSCFCWRCCVGKHSGRDEKQSG
- the LOC130740177 gene encoding uncharacterized protein LOC130740177 isoform X2, coding for MLVSLCSTLMAMLLTLVNSMISLCNSRYDYSGYGASTGKPSESSTYADIEAIYECLESEYGVGQEDIILYGQSVGSGPTLHLAAKLPRLRGVVLHSGILSGLRVLCHVKFSFCFDIYKNINKIKKVKCPVLVIHGTEDDVVNWLHGNGLWKMARESYDPLWIKGGGHCNLELYPDYIRHLCKFIQEMESITTEKRLKKLRQSQGPQSNSSSCFSCSCCRMKCCSNNCTGCSNCSCINPECCNCSCINPECFNCSCINCSCSLKCTQCCCLPSCIKCCHLPKFSTCFGSSCCTKCSRPSCCFKCCCNLRCARPSCCCMSCFCWRCCVGKHSGRDEKQSG